The following proteins are co-located in the Candidatus Accumulibacter cognatus genome:
- the glnA gene encoding type I glutamate--ammonia ligase: protein MASPQDVINMVKENEAKFVDFRFTDTRGKEQHVTVPVSAFGEDKFENGHAFDGSSIAGWKGIQASDMQLMPDPSTAYVDPFFDETTVVITCDVVDPADGRGYDRDPRSIAKRAEAYLKSSGIGDTAYFGPEPEFFIFDSVSWSVDMSGCTLKIFSQEAAWTSGEKGDNEGGSGHRPGIKGGYFPVPPVDSLHDIRSAMVLTLESVGVPVEVHHHEVATAGQCEIGTLFNTLVRRADWTQVLKYVVHNVAHQYGKTATFMPKPIVGDNGSGMHVHQSIWKDGKNLFAGNGYAGLSELALFYIGGIVKHAKALNAITNPGTNSYKRLVPHYEAPVKLAYSAKNRSASIRVPHVASDKARRIETRFPDPIANPYLCFSALLMAGLDGIQNRIHPGDPADKNLYDLPPEEDAKIPTVCASLEEALESLDKDRDFLTRGGVFSDDWIDAFIELKMDEVNKVRMTTHPVEFDLYYSC from the coding sequence ATGGCAAGCCCGCAAGACGTAATCAACATGGTCAAGGAAAACGAGGCGAAGTTCGTTGACTTCCGCTTCACCGATACGCGTGGCAAGGAGCAGCACGTGACGGTTCCGGTCAGCGCTTTTGGCGAGGACAAGTTCGAGAACGGCCACGCTTTCGATGGTTCGTCAATAGCAGGCTGGAAAGGGATTCAGGCTTCGGACATGCAGTTGATGCCCGATCCGAGCACCGCTTATGTCGATCCCTTCTTCGATGAGACCACCGTGGTCATCACCTGTGATGTGGTCGATCCGGCGGACGGTCGCGGCTATGACCGCGATCCACGTTCGATTGCCAAGCGTGCAGAAGCCTATCTCAAGTCCAGCGGTATTGGTGACACTGCTTATTTCGGACCGGAACCCGAGTTCTTCATTTTCGATTCGGTGTCGTGGAGTGTCGACATGTCGGGCTGCACCCTTAAGATCTTCTCGCAGGAAGCAGCCTGGACGAGTGGCGAAAAGGGCGACAATGAGGGCGGTTCGGGCCACCGTCCGGGGATCAAGGGTGGGTACTTCCCGGTACCGCCAGTCGATAGCCTGCACGACATCCGCTCGGCCATGGTGCTGACGCTGGAATCGGTCGGGGTGCCGGTTGAAGTGCATCACCACGAAGTCGCGACCGCCGGTCAGTGCGAGATCGGCACCCTGTTCAACACGCTGGTCAGGCGCGCCGACTGGACACAAGTGCTCAAGTACGTGGTCCATAACGTTGCTCATCAGTACGGTAAGACCGCGACCTTCATGCCGAAGCCGATTGTTGGCGACAATGGTTCGGGCATGCACGTCCATCAGTCGATCTGGAAGGATGGCAAGAACCTGTTTGCCGGCAATGGCTACGCCGGTCTTTCGGAATTGGCGCTGTTCTACATCGGCGGTATCGTCAAGCACGCCAAGGCACTGAACGCGATCACCAACCCCGGCACGAATTCGTACAAGCGCCTGGTGCCGCACTATGAAGCACCAGTCAAGCTGGCTTACTCGGCCAAGAACCGTTCGGCTTCGATCCGCGTGCCGCATGTCGCTTCCGACAAAGCCAGACGTATCGAAACCCGCTTTCCAGACCCGATCGCCAATCCCTATCTGTGCTTTTCGGCCTTGTTGATGGCCGGTCTTGACGGCATTCAGAACCGCATTCATCCGGGCGATCCGGCAGACAAGAACCTCTATGACCTGCCCCCCGAAGAAGATGCCAAGATCCCGACGGTTTGCGCCAGCCTCGAAGAAGCGCTTGAATCGCTGGACAAGGATCGCGACTTCCTGACCCGTGGCGGAGTCTTTTCCGATGACTGGATCGATGCCTTCATCGAACTCAAGATGGACGAGGTCAACAAGGTGCGCATGACCACTCACCCGGTCGAGTTCGATCTGTACTACAGCTGCTGA
- a CDS encoding DUF4124 domain-containing protein gives MKLPGLCLSIGLLAVVSAHAQDIYKCADPDGRVTYSNVPSKSCRKLILDPVNLAPAAKPPAAATKTPTPGNFPKVDDQTQKSRDGDRRRILENELAAEQRNAEQAKKDLAEQEGIILPSERMQGGAISGGKVQERIQTYKDKVALHQRNVEAIQKELANLR, from the coding sequence ATGAAACTGCCAGGCCTGTGTCTTTCGATTGGACTGCTCGCTGTAGTATCGGCGCACGCGCAGGATATCTACAAATGTGCCGACCCCGACGGGCGGGTGACCTACTCGAATGTGCCGAGCAAGAGTTGCCGGAAACTTATCCTTGATCCGGTCAACCTGGCGCCGGCGGCCAAGCCACCGGCTGCGGCAACGAAAACGCCGACGCCCGGCAATTTTCCGAAGGTGGATGATCAGACGCAGAAGTCGCGTGACGGCGATCGTAGACGCATCCTCGAGAACGAACTGGCAGCTGAACAGAGGAATGCCGAACAGGCGAAGAAGGACCTTGCCGAACAGGAAGGCATCATTCTGCCAAGTGAACGCATGCAGGGTGGGGCGATCAGTGGCGGCAAGGTGCAGGAGCGGATCCAGACTTACAAGGACAAGGTTGCCCTGCATCAACGTAATGTCGAAGCCATCCAGAAAGAACTCGCCAATCTGCGCTGA